A stretch of DNA from Deinococcus aerius:
GCCCTGCTGGGCGGCGCCCTGCTCTCGCCCGACTTCCTGACCGCCTCCAACCTGTCCTTCCTCGTCGCCAACCTGGCCGAGGTCGCGCTGATGGCCCTCACGATGACGCTGCTCGTGATCGTCGCCGAGATCGACCTGTCAGTGGCGAGCATCCTGGGCATGTGCTCCTCGCTGCTGGGGCTGCTGTGGGCGTCGCACGTGCCCATGCCGCTCGCGCTGCTCCTGGTGCTGGGGGCCGGAGCGCTCGCGGGGGGGCTCAACGGCCTGCTCGTGACCCGGCTGGGCCTGCCCTCGCTGGCGGTGACCATCGGCACGCTGGCGCTGTACCGCGGCCTTGCGTACGCCATGCTCGGGGACCGCGCCATCGCGGACTTCCCGCAGACGTACACCAACCTGGGCTTCGGGAATATTCCAGGCACGCAGATTCCGCTCCCCATCGCCCTCTTCGTGGTCCTCGCCCTCATCACCGCCGTCGTGCTCCACGCCACCGCCTTCGGGCGCTCCCTGTACGCCATCGGCGCGAACGAGGTCGCCGCGCGCTTTGCCGGATTGCGGGTCGAGCGCGTCAAGCTCATCCTCTTCGTCCTCTCCGGCCTGATGAGCGCGCTGGCGGGCATCGTCTTTACCTTCCGCTTCTCCAGCGCCCGCGCGGACAACGGGGCCGGGCTGGAACTCAGCGTGATCGCGGCGGTGCTGCTGGGCGGCGTAAGCATCTTCGGCGGACGCGGCAGCGTGGTGGGCGCGGTGGCGGCGGTGTTCCTGATCGGCGTCATCAACGGCGCGCTGACCATCGTGGACGTGTCCAACGAAATTCTGACCATCGTGACGGGCCTGCTGCTGATCGGGTCCGTCCTCGTGCCCAACCTGCTCGCCCGGGTGCGTGCCGCCCGCGAACGCCGTGCCCTGCTCCGGCGCGAACCCGGATGACCTGACGCCCACCGCCCTCCCCCTGCCGCCCCCACTCCCCCGGAGGTTCCTATGAAGCACCGCGCACTCATCCTGTCCGCCCTCTCCGTCACGCTGGGCCTGGGGGCCGTCGCCCTCGCCCAGACGACCACCCTGAAAAAGGGCCTCAAGATCACGCTGCTGCCCAAGAACATCAACAACCCCTACAACGTGATCGAGACGAACGGCGGCCTCGCGGCGGCCAAGGAGATCGGGGCGAACGCCAAGGTGGTCGGCCCCTCCGACGCGGGCGCCACCACGCAGGTCAGCTACATCAACACCGCCATCGCGCAGCGGCAGGACGCCCTGATCCTCGCGGCGAACGACCCCAACGCGCTGCTGCCCTACCTGAAGCGGGCGATGCAATCGGGCGTCAAGGTCGTCACGATGGACTCCGACACCGCCCCCGAGGGCCGCACGCTCTTCGTGAACCAGGCGAACTCCGAGGGCATCGGGCGGGCGCAGGTGCAGCTCCTGGGCAAGCTGATCGGCTACAAGGGCGACATCGCCATCCTCTCGGCCACGCCGAACGCCACGAACCAGAACACCTGGATCAAGTGGATGCAGGAGGAGCTGAAAAAGCCCGCCTACAAGAACATGCGGCTGGTCAAGATCGCTTACGGCAACGACGACGACCAGAAGTCCTTCACCGAGATGCAGGGCCTGATCCAGGCGTACCCCAACCTGCGGGGCGTCATTTCGCCCACCACGGTCGGCATCTCCGCCGGGGCGCGCTACCTCTCCACCAGCCCGAGCAAGGGCAAGGTCGTCCTGACCGGCCTGGGCACCCCCAACCAGATGCGCCAGTTCGTCAAGGACGGCACCGTCACCGCCTTCCAGCTCTGGAATCCGGCCGACCTGGGCTACCTCGCCACCTACGCCGCCGCCGCGCTCGCCTCGGGGCAGATCACCGGCAAGCAGGGCGAGACCTTCACCGCGGGCAAGCTCGGCAAGTACACCGTCGGCAAGCAGGGCGAGATCGTGCTCGGCCCGCCCTACACCTTCGACAAGAGCAACATCGACAAGTTCAACTTCTGAATCCTGGATACGTTTACCTTCCTGCTGGCCGCCGCCGTCCACCCCGGGCGCTGGCGGCCCTTCGCACAGAGGAGTCCCATGACGACCGCGACCCCGATCCAGACCACCTCTGCCCGCACGCCGCCCGTTTCCCCCCTCAGAGTCGGCCTCTTCGGCATCGGGCTGGACACGTACTGGCCCCAGTTCCCCGGCCTGGAGGAGCGGCTGCGCGGGTACGTGGCGCGGGTGGAGGAGCGGCTCCGGCGCCCCGGCGTGGAGGTCGTGAACCTCGGCCTGATCGACACGCCTGAAAAGGCCCTCGCGGCGGGCCACGCCTTTCGCCGGGCGGACGTGGACCTGATCTTCCTGTATGTCACGACGTACGCGCTGTCCTCGACCGTGCTGCCCGTGGTGCGGCGGGCAGGGGTCCCGGTGATCGTCCTGAACCTCCAGCCGGAGGCGGCCATCGATTACGCGAGCTTCAACGCGCTGGGGGACCGCACCCGCATGACCGGCGAGTGGCTGGCCTTCTGCTCGGCCTGCCCGGTGCCCGAGATCGCCAACGTCTTTTCGCGGGCGGGCATTCCCTTCCATCAGGTGACCGGCGTGCTCGAGGGCGACCCCCAGGTGTGGGAGGAGGTGAACGCCTGGCTGGACGCGGCCCGCGTGGCGCACGTGATGGCGCACAACCGCCTGGGCCTGATGGGCCACTACTACAACGGGATGCTCGACATCTACAGCGACACGACCCTGCAAGCCGCGACCTTCGGCACCCACCTCCAGATCGTCGAAATAGACGAGTTGGCAGAGCTCCGGCGGGGCGTGACCGACGGCGAAGTGCAGGTCAAACTCCGTGAATTCGAGACCGAGTTCGACCTCCAGCCCGACTGCGACCCGGCGGAACTGGAACGCGCCGCCCGCACGTCCGTCGCCCTCGACCGCCTGGTGGAGCGGCACGGCCTGGGCTCGCTCGCCTACTTCTACGGATCTGTTCCCGGCCACGAGCACGAGGACGTGATCAGCTCGGTGATCCTGGGCTGCTCGCTGCTCACCGCGCGGGGCGTTCCGGTCGCGGGCGAGTACGAGGTCAAGAACGCCCAGGCCATGAAGATCATGGACACCCTCGGGGTGGGCGGGTCTTTCACCGAGTATTACGCGTTGGACTTCCGCGACGACGTGGTGCTGATGGGGCACGACGGCCCGGGTCATCCCCGCATCGCCCAGGGAAAAACCAAGGTGCGCCCGCTGGAGGTGTACCACGGCAAGGTCGGGCGGGGCCTCAGCGTGGAGATGTCCGTGCGGCACGGCCCCGTCACCCTGCTCTCGGTGGTGGAGGAACGGGGCGGCACCTTGAAGCTGCTCGTCGCCGAGGGGGAGTCGGTGCCCGGCCCGATTCTGGAGATCGGGAACACCAACAGCCGCTACCGCTTTCCACCCGGGGTGCGGCGCTTTGTGGACGCGTGGAACGCGCAGGGTCCCGCCCACCACTGCGCCGTCGGGGTCGGCCACGTCGCCGACCGCATCCACAAGCTCGGCGCGCTTCTGGGCCTGCAAACCGTTCAGGTCTGCTGACGGGGGAAGACGGCCTACATCCTCCTGGGGTTGGCCGTCTTGTCGGTGGTTCGTCCGGCCTTCCCGCGCCGCCGACTCTCCGTGTTGGCGGCGTTTGCTCTGTCGGTGCCTCCCCCAGAGCGGACGGCATGACTAGCCCCTGATTGGTGTGGGAGGCCGTGTGGGTGGGCCTCCCGCGTTCATGGCGCGGGCAGGGCAGGGGTCACCGGGGCCGCACCCGATCAGCCCCGAATCACGCCGCCCCGATTACGGTCTGGGCCAGACGGGCGGGAACACCTGCCCGAATCCCAGGCCAGGAGGCCCCCGCATGACCGAACTGTCCCCCGTCCGCCCCACCGTCAACCCCGCCGCCCTGCTCGAACTGCGCCTGAACCTCGCCGGACGCGCCATCACGTCCGAGGCCAGCGAGTATGGCGCCCGCCGCGCGGTCTGGAACGCCGCCGCGGACGCCTTTCCCGCCCTGATCGTCCAGCCCCTCGATGCGGGTGACGTGGCCCGCGCCGTCCGCTTCGCCCGCACCCAGCGCCTGCCCCTCGCCGTGCGGGGTGGCGGCCACAGCCCGGCAGGGTTCGGCACGGTGGACCGCGGCGTGGTCATCGACCTGTCCCTGATGCGGGCCGTTGCCGTGGAGCCCGAAACTCGCCGGGTGCGCGTCGAGGCGGGGGCGACCTGGGGCGAGGTCGCCGCCCACCTGCATCCCCATGGCCTCGCCATCACGGCGGGCGACGTACCCACCGTGGGCGTCGCGGGGCTGACCCAGGGCGGCGGGATCGGCTGGTTCGTCCGCAAGCACGGCCTGGCCCTCGACTGCCTGCGCGCGGCGGAACTCGTGACGGCGGACGGGCAGTTCCTACGGGCGAGCGCCACGGAACACCCCGACCTCTTCTGGGGCCTGCGCGGCGGCGGGGCGAACTTCGGCGTGATCACCGCCCTGGAGTTCGAGGCGCACCCGGGCGGCACGGTCTACGGCGGCATGGTCGTGTACGACGGCGCGGACGCCCGGCACGTGCTGGGCGAGTACGCCCGAATCGCGCAGGCGGCCCCCGACGACCTCTCCACCCAGGCCGTCCTGATGGCCGCGCCCCCCCTGCCCTTCGTCCCCGCCGAACTCGTGGGCCGTCCCGTCGTGATGGTGGCCGTGTGTCACAGCGGTGACCCCGCCGAAGGGGAGCGGGTGGTCGCCCCGCTGCGCCGCCTGGGCACGCCCGTCCTCGACCTGATCGGCCCGATGCCGTACCCCGCCCTGCTCCAGATGTACGCCGAGGGGGGCCAGGGCGGCCTGCGCCACTACGTCCGCGCCCAGTTCGTGCGGCGGCTGGACGCGGCCTTCCTCGACGCGCTCGTGGAGGGGGCGATGGGCGCCTTCAACCCCGGCACGCACGTTCAGCTCCGCGTCCTGGGGGGCGAACTCGCCCGCATCCCCGCCTCCGGCACCGCGTTCGCCCACCGCGACAAGGCGGGCCTGCTGATGGTCGCGCACGCCTGCCCGGCCGACCTGCCCGCCCCCGTCGCCGATCTGACCCGGCAGGCCACCGAGCACGTCTTTGCCGCCGTAAGGCCCTTCGCGGACGGCACCTACGGCAACTTCCTGGGCCTGGGCGAGGAGGACCGCACGGCGGAGGTCTACGGGGAGCGGGTCCTCGCCCGCCTGGCCGCCCTGAAGGCCCAGTACGACCCCGAAAACGTCTTCGCCCGCAACGCCAACGTGAGGCCCGGCGTCCCCGCCCTCCAACCTGCCTGAATCCTGTTCGAACGGAGCCGGGAGCTGCCCTGGGGGGCTCCCGGCTGGTCGGCGTGGTGGCTGGGCGCCTTCCTTGCTGGCTGAGCCAGGGCAGCCTGGCATTTGCGTCCCTCTCCTGAGGCGTGCTTGGACACCCTGACTGGCCTCTGGACGGCGTGCCCGCTCACCCCCACCCGGCCTCCCCCCTCAAGGGGGAGGGGCTTTTTCACCGTCTGACACGACTTTGCTGTTGCGGAAGAAATAATCTGTGCATCACTGAGCGGCAGGGGGAGAACCATCGCCCCCACATCCCCGGGCTTTTATCTCAACGAGGGACAACGCGCTTGAGCCCCTGCCTCTGTGGCTGCGCCAGGCCCTCTCCCCCCGTGGGAGAGGGCCTGGCGCAGCCAGGGGTGAGGGGGCATCCAAGCAGTGGTATCAGCCCATCAGCGCAGCCTCCAGCGCCGGAACGGCGTGGGGATCAAAGCCTGCCCACGTCCCGCCTGAAGAAGCGTATCCCCGGCACGGAGGGGGGAGAGCGCCGCTGTGCCGCTCCCATGCCTCCTCCATCTGTCAGGCCTGATCGGCCCGCTGCTCGCCCAGGAGGGTGCGCAGCACGTCGCTGATCGTCACCACGCCCAGCAGGTGGCCGTCCCCGTCGATCACGGGCAAGCCGTGGACATCGGCCTCCAGCATCCGGGTCATCGCGCTCCGCATGGGGGCGTGTTCGAGCACGTAGGTCTGGGGCAGGCGCATCAGGTCGCGCGCCGCCTTGCCCGCCAGGAAGAACTGGTCCCCCAGCACCGTATCCCCGTGGCTCGCCCCCGCCCGCTGGGCCGCCTCGCTCAGGTCGCGCTCGTGCAGCACGCCCACCAGGCGCCCCTGATCCAGCACGGGCAGCACCCGCAGCCCGCTGATCTTGAGCTTGGCGGCGGCCTCGCTCGCCGGGGCCTCCGCCGGGGTGCTGACGGTCTGGCGGGTCATGTGCCGCTCGACGGTGCCCCACTGGAGGGTGGGCGCCCGCGCCTCGGCGCGCAGCACGTCCGTCAGCGTGAGCATCCCGACGAGGTCGCCGCCCTCCTCCTCCAGCACGGGCAGACCGCCCACCCGGCGCCCCAGCATCACGTGGATGGCGCGCTCCAGCGGGTCCTCTGCTAGAGCGGTGAGGACGGGTTGACGCATGACCTCGCCCACCCGCACGCTGCCCACGCGGTGCGCGAACTGCCAGGGCGTCAGGCCCGCGTGCAGGGGGGGGAGGAAGCGCCCCACCTCTCCGCGCGTCACGATCCCCGTGAGTCGCCCCTCGTGAACGACCGGCAGGCGCCCCACGCCCAGCGTCTCCATCTTCACGACGATGTCGGCCAGGGACTCGTAGGGGCTGGCCGTGATGACCCGGGGGTGCATGGCGTCTTTGACGAGCATGGTGGTCCTCCTGCCCGCATGCTTCGCCGGGGGCATTACGGGGCCATTACCTCCCCGCCCAGCGCACCCCAAGCGAGCGGGGGGCATGACCTCCAGAACGGACCTCGCCGCGCACTTTTGCCCTCCAGGACAGCGCCTTCGCGCTTGACATGCCCCTCGATATGTCTTACTATATAAATCTGCGCGTGAGGCACTCAAGGCGAGTGCGAAAAGCCTTTCTCGCCGCGCTTTTTTTCGCAGGCCAGCCTGCCTTTTTATCACCCCCATCCCCGGCGTTGCCACTCTCGAAGACTCCGCTGGGCCGAGTCCTCTGCGGCACGGGGCACCCGAACAACAGACAGAGCCGCGCTTCTGACGGCTCTTTTGGGGTAAAGTCAGCCGGGAGACTGCGCTGGCCCTCCTCAAGAAGGATCACAACCCAGATGACAACCACGACACTGCACCGCGTGTCGGCCCTTTCCGGGGGCGCGCAGGCGGTGGTCGCAGCCGCGCGGGAGTTGCGTGAAGCCAAGCAGTTTCTGCGCGCCGGGCACCTCGTAAGGGGCGTCCAGCGCCACGAACGCGCCAAGCGCGAGCTGTACCAGGCCACCCATGCCCTCACGGGAAGCGGCCCCACGCCGACCGAATCAGGCGGAGCCCCGCTCCTCGACTCCTTTCAAGCGTTCCTGGTGGCCCTTCAGGATTTCCGGGGCGCGTACGATCGCCGCCGGGCGGACACCTCCGACGGGCACGCCACCCGCGCCCTGATCGAGGCCGAGAAGAAGGTCATCGGCGAACTGGGCCGACTCGAACACGTCCTGAACTGAAGCGGGGCAGGAGCCCCTGGCTTCCCGTCCCCCCGAGTGTTCAAATCCCTCACCAGACCCGGACTGCCCCCGCGGCCCGGAAACCAACGGAGACCAACACCATGCCGACCAAATCGAATACCAGCAACCTGCCCGCGAGCGCTTCCCCCCAGCGCACGCGCGCACCGAAAAGCGGCGGGGCGGCGGTCCTGGAGCCCGAGGTTCAGGACGAGCGCCTTGACCTGGAGCCTGCCGGGGAGCTGAGCGAGCTGGACCTCCTCATGGCGCCCGCCGAGGACGACGACGCGCTCGACCAGGACCTCGACCTGGAGGAGGCCGCGCCCGCAGTGGCGCGCGCCTTCGACGAGGAGGAGTTCGCCGAGCAGGCCGCCGCGACCGCCTACCAGGGCGACTCGCTGCGCCAGTACCTCCACGAGATCGGCCGGGTGCCGCTGCTGACCCCCGCCGAGGAGATGGACCTCGCCCGCCGCTACGAGGAGGGCGAGGAGGCCCGCAAGCGGCTGGAGGAGGAGCCCGACCTCGACGACCGGGCCCGCCGCCGCCTTCAGCGCCTGGTGCAGGACGGCGCGGACGCCAAGCAGGCCCTGACCGAGGCCAACCTGCGCCTGGTCGTGAGCCTCGCCAAGAAGTACTCGAACCGCGGCCTGGGGCTCCTTGACCTGATCCAGGAAGGCAACCAGGGCCTGATCCGCGCGGTGGAGAAGTTCGAGTACCGCCGCGGCTACAAGTTCAGCACCTACGCGACGTGGTGGATCCGCCAGTCCCTCACCCGCGCCATCGCCGACAAGTCGCGCACCATCCGCGTGCCCGTGCACATGGTCGAGACCATCAACCGGCTGTCGCGCATGACCCGCCAGATCGAGA
This window harbors:
- a CDS encoding FAD-binding oxidoreductase, with product MTELSPVRPTVNPAALLELRLNLAGRAITSEASEYGARRAVWNAAADAFPALIVQPLDAGDVARAVRFARTQRLPLAVRGGGHSPAGFGTVDRGVVIDLSLMRAVAVEPETRRVRVEAGATWGEVAAHLHPHGLAITAGDVPTVGVAGLTQGGGIGWFVRKHGLALDCLRAAELVTADGQFLRASATEHPDLFWGLRGGGANFGVITALEFEAHPGGTVYGGMVVYDGADARHVLGEYARIAQAAPDDLSTQAVLMAAPPLPFVPAELVGRPVVMVAVCHSGDPAEGERVVAPLRRLGTPVLDLIGPMPYPALLQMYAEGGQGGLRHYVRAQFVRRLDAAFLDALVEGAMGAFNPGTHVQLRVLGGELARIPASGTAFAHRDKAGLLMVAHACPADLPAPVADLTRQATEHVFAAVRPFADGTYGNFLGLGEEDRTAEVYGERVLARLAALKAQYDPENVFARNANVRPGVPALQPA
- a CDS encoding CBS domain-containing protein, which gives rise to MLVKDAMHPRVITASPYESLADIVVKMETLGVGRLPVVHEGRLTGIVTRGEVGRFLPPLHAGLTPWQFAHRVGSVRVGEVMRQPVLTALAEDPLERAIHVMLGRRVGGLPVLEEEGGDLVGMLTLTDVLRAEARAPTLQWGTVERHMTRQTVSTPAEAPASEAAAKLKISGLRVLPVLDQGRLVGVLHERDLSEAAQRAGASHGDTVLGDQFFLAGKAARDLMRLPQTYVLEHAPMRSAMTRMLEADVHGLPVIDGDGHLLGVVTISDVLRTLLGEQRADQA
- a CDS encoding sigma-70 family RNA polymerase sigma factor, which produces MPTKSNTSNLPASASPQRTRAPKSGGAAVLEPEVQDERLDLEPAGELSELDLLMAPAEDDDALDQDLDLEEAAPAVARAFDEEEFAEQAAATAYQGDSLRQYLHEIGRVPLLTPAEEMDLARRYEEGEEARKRLEEEPDLDDRARRRLQRLVQDGADAKQALTEANLRLVVSLAKKYSNRGLGLLDLIQEGNQGLIRAVEKFEYRRGYKFSTYATWWIRQSLTRAIADKSRTIRVPVHMVETINRLSRMTRQIEMELSREPLPQEIAEAMGPGWDATKVEETQKIGREPISLETPIGEEGDSVYGDFLPDERFSSPVQNASQTLLSEALERAFSSLNEREAMVLKLRNGFVDGREHTLEEVGQMLSVTRERVRQIENKALRKLKYQEGLTSGLRDFLE
- the rhaS gene encoding rhamnose ABC transporter substrate-binding protein: MKHRALILSALSVTLGLGAVALAQTTTLKKGLKITLLPKNINNPYNVIETNGGLAAAKEIGANAKVVGPSDAGATTQVSYINTAIAQRQDALILAANDPNALLPYLKRAMQSGVKVVTMDSDTAPEGRTLFVNQANSEGIGRAQVQLLGKLIGYKGDIAILSATPNATNQNTWIKWMQEELKKPAYKNMRLVKIAYGNDDDQKSFTEMQGLIQAYPNLRGVISPTTVGISAGARYLSTSPSKGKVVLTGLGTPNQMRQFVKDGTVTAFQLWNPADLGYLATYAAAALASGQITGKQGETFTAGKLGKYTVGKQGEIVLGPPYTFDKSNIDKFNF
- a CDS encoding ABC transporter permease; translated protein: MKQLRASLGWEATILGLVVLALLGGALLSPDFLTASNLSFLVANLAEVALMALTMTLLVIVAEIDLSVASILGMCSSLLGLLWASHVPMPLALLLVLGAGALAGGLNGLLVTRLGLPSLAVTIGTLALYRGLAYAMLGDRAIADFPQTYTNLGFGNIPGTQIPLPIALFVVLALITAVVLHATAFGRSLYAIGANEVAARFAGLRVERVKLILFVLSGLMSALAGIVFTFRFSSARADNGAGLELSVIAAVLLGGVSIFGGRGSVVGAVAAVFLIGVINGALTIVDVSNEILTIVTGLLLIGSVLVPNLLARVRAARERRALLRREPG
- a CDS encoding arabinose isomerase; this encodes MTTATPIQTTSARTPPVSPLRVGLFGIGLDTYWPQFPGLEERLRGYVARVEERLRRPGVEVVNLGLIDTPEKALAAGHAFRRADVDLIFLYVTTYALSSTVLPVVRRAGVPVIVLNLQPEAAIDYASFNALGDRTRMTGEWLAFCSACPVPEIANVFSRAGIPFHQVTGVLEGDPQVWEEVNAWLDAARVAHVMAHNRLGLMGHYYNGMLDIYSDTTLQAATFGTHLQIVEIDELAELRRGVTDGEVQVKLREFETEFDLQPDCDPAELERAARTSVALDRLVERHGLGSLAYFYGSVPGHEHEDVISSVILGCSLLTARGVPVAGEYEVKNAQAMKIMDTLGVGGSFTEYYALDFRDDVVLMGHDGPGHPRIAQGKTKVRPLEVYHGKVGRGLSVEMSVRHGPVTLLSVVEERGGTLKLLVAEGESVPGPILEIGNTNSRYRFPPGVRRFVDAWNAQGPAHHCAVGVGHVADRIHKLGALLGLQTVQVC